The following is a genomic window from Falco cherrug isolate bFalChe1 chromosome 9, bFalChe1.pri, whole genome shotgun sequence.
TTATGTGAAATGTATCGATCTTCCATTAGGTAGTGTTCTCAAAAAATAGGAGGTAATTTGTAGACAGTTTTGGGTTATTTTGCAAGCAAAGAGTTAATAGCTAGAAGATCAGGTTCTGGAATCTGAATATAATTGGGGGTGGGAATAAACTGGTCTGTGgtaaaacagtttaaaatattttggtattttgtaAGTCACTCATCCAGAAAGGTGTGTACAGTCTAGAAGGGTGtgtatatttaaatgtaattggATGTTGGTCATGAAATAAGCAAGCCAGTGACATTAATGtgtcatttctgtttttcagaacgGGGTTTTTGGGACCAAAAGgtaaaagaatttttcttttcttccgAGGATTCCTTGGCTCTAGCGCAATGATTCTTCTCTACTACGCTTTCCAAGTCATGCCGCTAGCTGATGCCACTGTTATAACTTTTAGCAGTCCTGTTTTTACATCGTTGCTGGCATGGATCTTTCTCAaagagaaatacagtatttggGATCTTCTGTTTACCCTCTTTGCAATCACTGGAGTGGTTCTTATTGCCAGACCACCGTTTCTGTTTGGGTCAAACGTAACGGGAATTGAAGGAAGTTACACAGACCATCTTAAAGGAACTATAGCAGCAATTACAAGCACAGTATCTGCAGCTTCAACTTTTGTTATACTAAGGAAGGTGGGAAAATCTGTGCATTATTTTTTGTCAATTTGGTATTATGCAGTTATTGGTTTAATTGGCTGTGTTATAGCgttgtttgttttgaatgaaTGGCGTTTACCATATTGTGGTAAAGATAGGGTTCTTCTAATATTAATAGGCTTGTTGGGGTTAGGGGGTCAAATATTTCTCACAAAAGCATTACAGATAGAGAAAGCTGGACCTGTAGCCATAATGAAAACAATGGATgtggtgtttgcttttattttacaaattctttttctcaatCATCTGCCAACTTGGTGGACTGTGGGTGGTGCCCTTTGTGTAGTAGCCAGTAGTTCTGGAACTGCCATTCGTAAGTGGCGACAAAGCTTgaaaaaagctaaacaaaatgaaatctAACAATACAGACACCTAAT
Proteins encoded in this region:
- the SLC35G1 gene encoding solute carrier family 35 member G1 — translated: MRRRPGARRVASGRQRRGRPRVLMVPCQGGEAAAVPAAGGKEPEVPLGRQDGPDAEQPCLCPAPGMEAAGAEEHRGRGCCWGLPRPRCCGAPGAKKKAACPGLGLFYTVLSAFLFSVASLFLKKIDDVHSVEVSAFRCVFQMAFVLPGLIYYKTGFLGPKGKRIFLFFRGFLGSSAMILLYYAFQVMPLADATVITFSSPVFTSLLAWIFLKEKYSIWDLLFTLFAITGVVLIARPPFLFGSNVTGIEGSYTDHLKGTIAAITSTVSAASTFVILRKVGKSVHYFLSIWYYAVIGLIGCVIALFVLNEWRLPYCGKDRVLLILIGLLGLGGQIFLTKALQIEKAGPVAIMKTMDVVFAFILQILFLNHLPTWWTVGGALCVVASSSGTAIRKWRQSLKKAKQNEI